From the genome of Arvicola amphibius chromosome 9, mArvAmp1.2, whole genome shotgun sequence:
AGGAAGGGGCAGAAGTTGTGGGTGACATTGTCTGTGTCCTTAGCTAATCACTCTCACTGTATTAGAGCCGACCCAGAGGGAGTGCTAAGCCTGCCCTCACCCCGTGGTAGGAGATGCCGTGGTCAAGCCCTGGAGTGGGGGCCAAGCTGCACACTGGGGGGGGATCTGGATGGGCCAGAGTCAGGAAAAAGTCCTTGTTCCCAAGAAGCAAAACTGTAAGCAGAGCAGGTTTGAGGGGAAACTGAGAGATGTTTGAGAAAACCAAGTGCGGTTCACCGGGCAGTGGGACCTGGGGTCTAGAGCCCGAGGAGGGCGAGAAGACGTGGAGCCCTCCCTCCCCTTTGGAAGGCACAGCTGTTGGAAGGACttggctggagagggagaggatgaaGACAGGCCCTAGCCTCCatatgggaggaggaggaggaacctGGCTAACTGCCTGAGAAAAGAACCAAGGAGCAGGAAGGAGTGGGGCCCCCAGGAATGGCCCAGCTCTGAAGGAGAGCCCGCTTCTCATGCTGGGGCTCCTCCCACACATGTTCCTTGGTGGAAACATGGACCCTTGCAGAGGGGCAGGGGCCCCAGACCATGcagctcacacaccacacacgctcCGCCCCCGCTGTAGGCCCCAGTCAGGGATAAAGCACCACCCAGGACTGGGCAAGGGAAGCCACCTAGTGTCTGTGCCTTAAGCTTAAGACCGAGAGGCTGGCCAGAAAGGCCAGGTCGCGGGCTAAGCCTCTCTCTGTTTGTCACCCTGCCCTGTCTCTAGCACTCGGACATGCCAGAGGAGATGCGAGTGGAGACCATGGAGCTTTGTGTCACAGCCTGTGAGAAATTCTCCAACAACAACGAGGTATTGCCATCAGTGCAGGCGGCCCTCGTGCCTTGGTGACCCCGTGTGGTAGAGTGGCTCCAGAGCCCTGTAGCCAGCTCCAGAGTCCTGCCAGGACAAATCAGAGCCTTGCTTGGGAGTGGTCACTGTTCTGGAAGGCCAGTGAGAGAAGAGGTCGGTTCTAGCCAGGGTACCAGGGCCACAGCAGCCCCAAAGGGAGGGGAGCCAGCAGGGCCTCATACCACCTCTGTCCCCAGACTCAAGTGGGTTATTGGCTAGGGCATCTTTCTGGGCTCCATCCCAGCCATGAGCAGAGGTCTGCCAGGCATTCATCCATgaattcatccatccattccgAAAGGGTGGAGTCCCAGCTCGGCCACAGGTGTTGCTGCAGGTCTTGGGAATACGGCCCCAGGTATCAGCCCAGCAGTGCCATTCATGAGGCTGTGGTGTGCAAGGAAGCAGTGGTATGGCCATATCCCGTCTGCACCCCTCCCTCGCTGTGTTCTCAAGACAAGCCATTTCTCAGCTCTGAACACGGAGCCCTAGTCTGTAGGCTAGGGGTGGCGGTGCCTCTTTTCTGAGCCACTGAGGTGATGGGGACACGTTGCTCAGTGTCCCTAAACCTCTTCATGCTGAAGGAAGCTTTGGAAAGAGCCTCCATGGGAAGTGGAATGCCATTGCTGTGACTGGGGTCTTCCTGGGACCTGCCACACTTGCTGATCACAGTGTCCCTCAAGGCACCCCTCAGGGCCCATTTTGTACCCTCACACTTTGTAttttcctctggtctctacaaCAGCCCTGTGCCCTGTTTTTCTGGTTCACAGCTGAGGATGTTGGTGCTGGTCTGGAACCCAGAGTGATATAGCCAGCCCTCAGCTCAGGCTTCCTCAAGCCTccatttcttcctgctgtctccagTTCCTTCCTGATGAGGTGTCCAGGTGCTGTTCCCATGTCATAGCCCTGCAGGAGGTGCTCTCCAGAGCCATCTGTGGTGATGTTACAGGCAGTCTGAAGGCAGGCTGGGGCAGCAGCCATTTTCTGCGTAGAGCTCAGAGCCAGGCTTCTCCTTCCTGGTGTGGGAACTGGCTTGTAACTTTCACTGCCCCTGACTGGCACCTTTCCTTCCAGAGCGCTGCAAAGATGATCAAAGAGACAATGGACAAGAAGTTCGGCTCCTCCTGGCATGTGGTGATCGGCGAGGGCTTTGGGTTCGAGATCACCCATGAGGTGAAGAACCTCCTCTACCTGTACTTCGGGGGAaccctggctgtgtgtgtgtggaagtgctcctgacagcacccgcagctctcctgcctctcctctgggcTGGGGAGCAGCCCTAGGCAGAGCCTGGCTCCTGCAAGGAGAGTTCCAAGTTTTCTTTTGTCCGTGTGTACCAGTTTCCTGAGCCACATCCAGGTGTGAATTTTGTGACATCTCCACTCCCAGGCTCTCCATTGTCTCCCTCTGAGTCCTGAGCTGTGGACAGGCTTCTCTGTGTGCATGAGGGGTGGGATTGTGTGATGGGTGAAGGGGGTGAGGTCATGGGATTTTTCTCCTTGGAATGGACTGGTCCCACCCTCCATCCCAGGAGCCCAAAGCCCTTCTGCCCCCAGGACTGCTGGGAAGTATCTACTCCCTTGTCATTAGTGGCTATGTAGAAGTAGCCTAAGAGGAGGCCTTTCCTCTCATGAGACACAGGACACTTCTCTCCTTGTCACTGGGGAAGGggttccctctcccctccccagcctaACCCGGAGCTGAACAGACCACCATTTCTTACTGGACCAGCAGTTCATAGCCCTGGCTTTGGCATGAGGATCATACAGtcttcctgtccccttctctctcccagcccgGGCCACACATCATAACACCTCCATCATATCAGCCAC
Proteins encoded in this window:
- the Dnal4 gene encoding dynein light chain 4, axonemal, with amino-acid sequence MGETEGKKEEADYKRLQTFPLVRHSDMPEEMRVETMELCVTACEKFSNNNESAAKMIKETMDKKFGSSWHVVIGEGFGFEITHEVKNLLYLYFGGTLAVCVWKCS